The nucleotide window CGTGCTGGTGACGGTTGGGGTGGGGCGGCCGGCGGTGGCGTAGCGTTCCTCGCAGCGCTTGCGCGCCGCGCCGATTTTGCGCAAAACCGATGCTTTCCAGCGCGATCAGGGACGGCAAGTGACATCACCCATTCTCGACGGCGAGATCCGCGACGGCCGCCATCACATGCAGGTCCGCGTCTATTACGAGGACACCGATTTCTCCGGCATCGTCTATCACGCCAATTACCTGCGCTTCATGGAGCGCGGGCGCACCAACCACCTGCGGCTGATGGGCGCCTCGCAGCACGCGCTGTTCGAACAGGCGCAGGAAGAGACGCCGGGCTTTGCCTTCGTTGTGCGCTCGATGCAACTCGACTTCCTGCGGCCAGCGCGAATGGACGACGTGCTCGACGTGGTGACGTGGCCGGTTGCGGTGAAGGGGGCTTCCATCACGCTGTCGCAGGAGGTGCGGCGAGGCGAAGACGTCCTCGTCAAGGCGGAGGTGCGCGTCGCCTTCATCAGTGAGGGCCGGGCGCAGCCGATCCCGAAATCGCTGCGGCTGTTGATGAAAGCCGATCTGGCCCGGAGTGAATCTTAGGATTGACTCTCTGTACCGATCGGTACAGTATCGCGGGATCGCCACTCCGGAGACACCTCATGTCGCGTCCGCCGCTGCCGCCCTTCACCCGCGAAACCGCCGCCCAAAAGGCGCGCATGGCCGAAGACGCCTGGAATTCACGCGATCCGGTCCGGGTATCGCTCGCCTATACCGAGGACAGCCGTTGGCGAAACCGATCCGAATTCTTCCAGGGCCGCCAGGCAATCGTCGAATTCCTCACCCGCAAATGGGCGAAGGAGCATGACTATCGCCTGATCAAGGATCTCTGGGGTTTCGATCAGAACCGCATCGCGGTGCGCTTCCAATATGAGTGGCACGACGATGCCGGGCAGTGGCATCGCTCCTACGGCAACGAGCAGTGGGAATTCGACGAACACGGCCTGATGCGCCGCCGCGAAGCCAGCATCAACGATATCGCCATCAAGGAGAGCGAGCGCCGTTTCCATTGGCTGGCACCGGGCCCACGTCCGGCCGATGTCGCAGGACTGAGCGAGAATCCGCTATGATCAGATGCTGAAAAGAGGCGTCGAACGTGGAGAGGTGCTGCGCGCTCTCGGCGAGGTGTTTCGCGCGCATGGTTACGAGGGCGCCTCGCTGACGCTGATTACGGAGGCCACCGGGCTCGGCAAGGGCAGCCTGTATCATCTATTCCCCGGCGGCAAGGAGCAGATGGCCGCCGAGGTGCTGGCCGAGATCGACGGCTGGTTCGAACTTCATATCTTCGCGCCCTTGCGCAGCGCTGACGATCCCGCGCGCGCCATCGCTGCGATGATCGCTGGCGTCGATCAATATTTCCACTCGGGCGATCGCGTCTGCCTGGTCGGCATGGTCGCGCTCGGGGCAGCGCGCGACAGTTTTGCCGAAGCGGTCGATGGTTATTTCGCGCGCTGGCAGGCAGCGCTCGCCGCGCTGTTGCGGCGATCTCGCCTGACGAACAGCCAGGCACAGCGACGCGCCGAAGACGCGCTCCTCACCATTCAGGGCGCACTGGTGCTGGCGCGGGCGCGGGGCGACGCCAAGATCTTTCGCCGCGCGTTGAGCGATCTGACGGCGCGGCTGCT belongs to Bradyrhizobium icense and includes:
- the ybgC gene encoding tol-pal system-associated acyl-CoA thioesterase, giving the protein MTSPILDGEIRDGRHHMQVRVYYEDTDFSGIVYHANYLRFMERGRTNHLRLMGASQHALFEQAQEETPGFAFVVRSMQLDFLRPARMDDVLDVVTWPVAVKGASITLSQEVRRGEDVLVKAEVRVAFISEGRAQPIPKSLRLLMKADLARSES
- a CDS encoding DUF1348 family protein encodes the protein MSRPPLPPFTRETAAQKARMAEDAWNSRDPVRVSLAYTEDSRWRNRSEFFQGRQAIVEFLTRKWAKEHDYRLIKDLWGFDQNRIAVRFQYEWHDDAGQWHRSYGNEQWEFDEHGLMRRREASINDIAIKESERRFHWLAPGPRPADVAGLSENPL
- a CDS encoding TetR/AcrR family transcriptional regulator translates to MLKRGVERGEVLRALGEVFRAHGYEGASLTLITEATGLGKGSLYHLFPGGKEQMAAEVLAEIDGWFELHIFAPLRSADDPARAIAAMIAGVDQYFHSGDRVCLVGMVALGAARDSFAEAVDGYFARWQAALAALLRRSRLTNSQAQRRAEDALLTIQGALVLARARGDAKIFRRALSDLTARLLAPPA